The genomic interval GGTACAACAGATTCCGGCGGGTTCGAATCATCCTCGCCTACCCAGTAATCGAGCAAGGGTACGCATCCGTAAAAAATCAGAAAGGGTAAAGCGAGCAACCAAGTGTTTGGCTCAATGAGGTAGAGCAAAGGGCCGAGTACGGTGACCAGAGGTACAAACAATGATGCCAGCCACCAATGGCGTTTGTGGTCTATATAGTAGCGTGGTTCTGTTTCCGCGGCGGCGGTCGTTGGAATAAAGTATTTCATACAAGCAGCCTGTGTGTCATAGATTAAAATCTCGATGACGCCTAATCTAACTGGATTAACGCCAGCCAGACACCGCACACACAGCCAACAATTCGTCATTTGGTGTCACTTTGAGTAAACTCGATTTTTATGGATATAAATAGACATCGACTTTCGGTACACAGCCTCTACATTAAAATTCTTTGCAATGAGCTGTTGCAAGAAGGCATTGTCGTTGAGGAGTCATTAAAAGCGGCACAGTTGCCGTTGACCTTTATGAACCAAGGCGACGATTTAGTATCGATTTTTGCCTTTCAAAGGCTTATCGATTTTGCCCGCGCGCGCACCGGCAAGCAGTGGCTGGGGTTGGCACTAGGCGCCAAAATTGCCTCGACCCATCACGGCCCCCTAGGCTATTTAATGGCTTCCAGTGCCAATTTTTCTACGGCGCTGAATGCGCTAGTAAAATATATACCCCTAAGAACCCAGTTACTGCGCTTACAGCTCTGCCAAGACGGTAAAGAAGTTCGGCTCTTGGTGCAGGAAGAGGGCGACATAGCGCTTATTCGCGAAGTGTTTCTCGAAGCTTTTATGGTGATTACGCTTGGCATATTGCGGCTTATATTCGCTCGGCCTATCACCGGGCTGCGCTTGGAATTAGCCTATAGCGCGCCAGCTTACGCCGACCGCTATGCTCAACACTTTGATTGTCCCGTTCAATTTTCATGCAAGCAAAGCGCTATTATTTTTTCTATCGAGGCTTTATCGACCAACAATATAATGGCCGACGCAAAAGCCTACCGTTTAGCCGACATTGAATGCCAGAACCTTTTAGAGCGACAAATACATCATCAAGGGTTTATTACAAAGATCGAGCGTATTATTCTCGACCCCTCACACCCCTTTCCCACTTTAGATGCGGTAGCGGTGCAATTGTGCGTGTCAAAAAGTACGCTGATTCGAAAGCTGGCCAAGGAAAACACTAGCTACACGCGCCTCATCGAAGATATTCGTCAAACCTTAGCCAGTTATTATTTAATAGAAACAGACCTATCTATTGAGCAAGTTGCGGAAAAATTAGGCTATGAAGACACCTCTAATTTTTCCCGCACCTTCCAACGCTGGACCAGCACCACGCCCTCTCGATTTCGCGCAGGCTACAGGCCAACACTGAAGAAATCACCTTGAAAGCATTTTTTCGCTCATACACTCAGCCGAATCTTGCCCAGAAAACGCAGCTAAAATTTAGCGCACAGCGAACAGGTCGAGTGAGACGGTGGTCAGCACAGATGTTTGGTGCTAATCTCAAGGCTGACTAATGCTTTTGGCTTAAACGTGCGCCATCTACTAATCACATTACTCGTCGTGCACTCCCTCGCCCGCGCCGATGTCATTGACTCGACGGACGACACTCTCGGCGTGTCTTCGGCAACGCAACAGCCGTTGCGCGGCATTGTGGCTGAAGCCGTTGCCACTAACAGCGCCGCAGTAAAGCCGCTTTTTTGGCTATCAATTTTACCCGTGCAAGACCCGTTGCTAGCTCAGCAGTCACTCCCTGCTTCCGCAAACCCGCTGCCGCTTTCCAGCCAATATTGGCAACCAACTGAATCACAAGTGCCTTGGCCGCTGCCAGAGCCCGGCACACTCTTATTATTTGGCGCAGGCATCTTACTGGTATTCGTAGCGCGTCACGTGCGCTTTGCCAATCAACGCAGAAAGTCGCGCCGACAGACTAGAACTGACTAAAACCTACAGCTGGCAGCGTATCCACTAGCACTTGAAAGCTGGAGGGCCTAGTAGTGCTCAGACCTCAATGGCGCAGCAAAGTATTCGGCCCTAGTGCGCTATATAGCGTTGACACCAACTCACTATTACAGGCCAGCGATGGGCCGGTGAATCAAAACTGCGAGGCCTTAGGCGTTAACCTCGCAGCATCAAACTGCTAGTGCCCAACAGGCGTAGAGACCCTAAGCGCGCATATATACGTCGTCGTTAGTTCGGGGTTTTGCACCTCGATGGCTGCATGGCAGGTTCATCACCGGCCTTGGCGCGACGATTTTTTTGCGCCAGCGCGTATTTACAGGCAAAGGTGACGCACAGGGTTATTTTATTGTCCGCTCTAAATGGCGGCTCAGCAATGAATGCACCTCGGCGCTAGCGCGCTCGGCGGCCTCTAACGCACCTTCCATATAGCCGTACCATTCGGTCGCCATTTCAGTTCCAGCCCAATGTACATTCAACTCAGGGCTGCGCAGTTTATCGCCGCCACCAGTCCAGGCGCCTGGAGTCATGTGTGCGGCATAACAACCGCGAATGTAGGGTTCTTCGGACCAATTTTTTTCAACAAACTCCGCGGGATTTTTTGCATTTTCGCCAAAGAAACGCACAAAACAGGCGAGTACTTGTTCTTGCCGCCACTGGGCTGATTTAGCCGACCAAGCGCGCGCCGTGTCGCCATCGACAAAGCCCATGAGCAGGCCCGCATCTTTGCCTTTTTCACCATTATCAAACACCACGTGAACGGGGCCATTGGTGCTGGCCACTTGGCCCGACAATTGTTCATCTCGCCAGAATGCGTGCTCGTAGCGAGCAACATATTTTATGCAACTGCCAGAGGGCATGCGCTGAAACAATTGATCGCGCCAAGCCGGTAAAGGTGGGTTAAAACTGATGCGATTTATCTGGTTCGGTGGTATTGCCATAATAATTTTGCGCGCCGACACGCAGGCCATCACACCATTTTGTTCATAACATAGGCTAACGCCATCGGCGTGTTGATCGATTTTTTTTACCGCCGCATCGAGTAGGCAGCGTTCACCTAGCTGCTGCGCCATTTCATAACAGATGGACCAAGTGCCGCCGTGAACACGATCTTGTTGCGCACCACCGGTGACGCTTAAAAGGTGCTCCATACTTTCGCCGCTCGACGCATAAAAAAGTGCGTGTAGTAGCGACATATCGCGCGCTTCACCGGCAAAAACGGCACCAATACCGATGTTAAAAACCTGCCGCGC from Simiduia curdlanivorans carries:
- a CDS encoding AraC family transcriptional regulator yields the protein MDINRHRLSVHSLYIKILCNELLQEGIVVEESLKAAQLPLTFMNQGDDLVSIFAFQRLIDFARARTGKQWLGLALGAKIASTHHGPLGYLMASSANFSTALNALVKYIPLRTQLLRLQLCQDGKEVRLLVQEEGDIALIREVFLEAFMVITLGILRLIFARPITGLRLELAYSAPAYADRYAQHFDCPVQFSCKQSAIIFSIEALSTNNIMADAKAYRLADIECQNLLERQIHHQGFITKIERIILDPSHPFPTLDAVAVQLCVSKSTLIRKLAKENTSYTRLIEDIRQTLASYYLIETDLSIEQVAEKLGYEDTSNFSRTFQRWTSTTPSRFRAGYRPTLKKSP
- a CDS encoding PEP-CTERM sorting domain-containing protein — encoded protein: MRHLLITLLVVHSLARADVIDSTDDTLGVSSATQQPLRGIVAEAVATNSAAVKPLFWLSILPVQDPLLAQQSLPASANPLPLSSQYWQPTESQVPWPLPEPGTLLLFGAGILLVFVARHVRFANQRRKSRRQTRTD
- a CDS encoding flavin monoamine oxidase family protein: MSKPFDSPQPLCHYDVVIVGAGFSGLYAARILARKYSILLLEASEQVGGRVRNHQFANGDVVDIGGQWLGPGQDRMYKLAGEAKRSIFPLYNRGDNLFLLGTKKTRYQGTIPKIGPVALADLGQLLARFEGMARQIDPQRPWAHPKAQRWDSQTLHSWVQRNSLTKTARQVFNIGIGAVFAGEARDMSLLHALFYASSGESMEHLLSVTGGAQQDRVHGGTWSICYEMAQQLGERCLLDAAVKKIDQHADGVSLCYEQNGVMACVSARKIIMAIPPNQINRISFNPPLPAWRDQLFQRMPSGSCIKYVARYEHAFWRDEQLSGQVASTNGPVHVVFDNGEKGKDAGLLMGFVDGDTARAWSAKSAQWRQEQVLACFVRFFGENAKNPAEFVEKNWSEEPYIRGCYAAHMTPGAWTGGGDKLRSPELNVHWAGTEMATEWYGYMEGALEAAERASAEVHSLLSRHLERTIK